Proteins encoded together in one Bos indicus isolate NIAB-ARS_2022 breed Sahiwal x Tharparkar chromosome 25, NIAB-ARS_B.indTharparkar_mat_pri_1.0, whole genome shotgun sequence window:
- the DNASE1 gene encoding deoxyribonuclease-1 isoform X1: protein MRGTRLMGLLLALAGLLQLGLSLKIAAFNIRTFGETKMSNATLASYIVRIVRRYDIVLIQEVRDSHLVAVGKLLDYLNQDDPNTYHYVVSEPLGRNSYKERYLFLFRPNKVSVLDTYQYDDGCESCGNDSFSREPAVVKFSSPSTKVKEFAIVALHSAPSDAVAEINSLYDVYLDVQKKWHLNDVMLMGDFNADCSYVTSSQWSSIRLRTSSTFQWLIPDSADTTATSTNCAYDRIVVAGSLLQSSVVPGSAAPFDFQAAYRLSNEMALAISDHYPVEVTLT from the exons ATGAGGGGCACCAGGCTGATGGGGCTGCTGCTCGCCCTCGCTGGTCTGCTGCAGCTGGGCTTGTCCCTGAAGATAGCAGCCTTCAACATCCGCACCTTTGGGGAGACCAAGATGTCCAATGCTACGCTCGCCAGCTACATTGTTCGG ATCGTGCGTCGTTACGACATCGTCCTCATCCAGGAGGTCAGAGACAGCCACCTGGTGGCTGTGGGGAAGCTCCTGGACTATCTCAACCA GGATGACCCAAACACCTACCACTATGTGGTCAGTGAGCCGCTGGGCCGCAACAGCTACAAGGAGCGCTACCTCTTTCTGTTCAG ACCCAACAAGGTGTCCGTGCTGGACACCTACCAGTACGACGACGGCTGCGAGTCCTGCGGGAACGACAGCTTCAGCCGGGAGCCCGCTGTGGTCAAGTTCTCATCCCCCTCCACCA AGGTCAAGGAATTTGCCATTGTTGCCCTGCACTCGGCCCCATCGGACGCAGTGGCTGAGATTAATTCTCTCTACGATGTCTACCTGGATGTCCAGAAGAAGTGGCACTTGAAC GATGTCATGTTGATGGGCGATTTCAATGCTGACTGCAGCTACGTGACCTCCTCGCAGTGGTCATCCATCCGCCTGCGTACGAGCTCCACCTTCCAGTGGCTGATTCCTGACAGTGCCGACACCACGGCTACGTCCACGAACTGCGCCTATGACAG GATCGTGGTCGCAGGGTCTCTGCTCCAGAGTTCTGTGGTTCCTGGCTCGGCCGCTCCCTTTGACTTCCAAGCTGCATACAGACTGAGCAATGAGATG GCCCTGGCCATCAGTGACCATTACCCGGTGGAGGTGACGCTGACATAA
- the DNASE1 gene encoding deoxyribonuclease-1 isoform X3: protein MLRSPATLFGSCVVTTSSSSRRSETATWWLWGSSWTISTSGDDPNTYHYVVSEPLGRNSYKERYLFLFRPNKVSVLDTYQYDDGCESCGNDSFSREPAVVKFSSPSTKVKEFAIVALHSAPSDAVAEINSLYDVYLDVQKKWHLNDVMLMGDFNADCSYVTSSQWSSIRLRTSSTFQWLIPDSADTTATSTNCAYDRIVVAGSLLQSSVVPGSAAPFDFQAAYRLSNEMALAISDHYPVEVTLT, encoded by the exons ATGCTACGCTCGCCAGCTACATTGTTCGG ATCGTGCGTCGTTACGACATCGTCCTCATCCAGGAGGTCAGAGACAGCCACCTGGTGGCTGTGGGGAAGCTCCTGGACTATCTCAACCAGTGG GGATGACCCAAACACCTACCACTATGTGGTCAGTGAGCCGCTGGGCCGCAACAGCTACAAGGAGCGCTACCTCTTTCTGTTCAG ACCCAACAAGGTGTCCGTGCTGGACACCTACCAGTACGACGACGGCTGCGAGTCCTGCGGGAACGACAGCTTCAGCCGGGAGCCCGCTGTGGTCAAGTTCTCATCCCCCTCCACCA AGGTCAAGGAATTTGCCATTGTTGCCCTGCACTCGGCCCCATCGGACGCAGTGGCTGAGATTAATTCTCTCTACGATGTCTACCTGGATGTCCAGAAGAAGTGGCACTTGAAC GATGTCATGTTGATGGGCGATTTCAATGCTGACTGCAGCTACGTGACCTCCTCGCAGTGGTCATCCATCCGCCTGCGTACGAGCTCCACCTTCCAGTGGCTGATTCCTGACAGTGCCGACACCACGGCTACGTCCACGAACTGCGCCTATGACAG GATCGTGGTCGCAGGGTCTCTGCTCCAGAGTTCTGTGGTTCCTGGCTCGGCCGCTCCCTTTGACTTCCAAGCTGCATACAGACTGAGCAATGAGATG GCCCTGGCCATCAGTGACCATTACCCGGTGGAGGTGACGCTGACATAA
- the DNASE1 gene encoding deoxyribonuclease-1 isoform X4 produces the protein MLRSPATLFGDDPNTYHYVVSEPLGRNSYKERYLFLFRPNKVSVLDTYQYDDGCESCGNDSFSREPAVVKFSSPSTKVKEFAIVALHSAPSDAVAEINSLYDVYLDVQKKWHLNDVMLMGDFNADCSYVTSSQWSSIRLRTSSTFQWLIPDSADTTATSTNCAYDRIVVAGSLLQSSVVPGSAAPFDFQAAYRLSNEMALAISDHYPVEVTLT, from the exons ATGCTACGCTCGCCAGCTACATTGTTCGG GGATGACCCAAACACCTACCACTATGTGGTCAGTGAGCCGCTGGGCCGCAACAGCTACAAGGAGCGCTACCTCTTTCTGTTCAG ACCCAACAAGGTGTCCGTGCTGGACACCTACCAGTACGACGACGGCTGCGAGTCCTGCGGGAACGACAGCTTCAGCCGGGAGCCCGCTGTGGTCAAGTTCTCATCCCCCTCCACCA AGGTCAAGGAATTTGCCATTGTTGCCCTGCACTCGGCCCCATCGGACGCAGTGGCTGAGATTAATTCTCTCTACGATGTCTACCTGGATGTCCAGAAGAAGTGGCACTTGAAC GATGTCATGTTGATGGGCGATTTCAATGCTGACTGCAGCTACGTGACCTCCTCGCAGTGGTCATCCATCCGCCTGCGTACGAGCTCCACCTTCCAGTGGCTGATTCCTGACAGTGCCGACACCACGGCTACGTCCACGAACTGCGCCTATGACAG GATCGTGGTCGCAGGGTCTCTGCTCCAGAGTTCTGTGGTTCCTGGCTCGGCCGCTCCCTTTGACTTCCAAGCTGCATACAGACTGAGCAATGAGATG GCCCTGGCCATCAGTGACCATTACCCGGTGGAGGTGACGCTGACATAA
- the DNASE1 gene encoding deoxyribonuclease-1 isoform X2 — protein sequence MGLRLPAQQHSGLVPRSCVVTTSSSSRRSETATWWLWGSSWTISTSGDDPNTYHYVVSEPLGRNSYKERYLFLFRPNKVSVLDTYQYDDGCESCGNDSFSREPAVVKFSSPSTKVKEFAIVALHSAPSDAVAEINSLYDVYLDVQKKWHLNDVMLMGDFNADCSYVTSSQWSSIRLRTSSTFQWLIPDSADTTATSTNCAYDRIVVAGSLLQSSVVPGSAAPFDFQAAYRLSNEMALAISDHYPVEVTLT from the exons ATGGGTCTCCGCCTGCCTGCTCAGCAACATTCTGGCCTTGTCCCCAGATCGTGCGTCGTTACGACATCGTCCTCATCCAGGAGGTCAGAGACAGCCACCTGGTGGCTGTGGGGAAGCTCCTGGACTATCTCAACCAGTGG GGATGACCCAAACACCTACCACTATGTGGTCAGTGAGCCGCTGGGCCGCAACAGCTACAAGGAGCGCTACCTCTTTCTGTTCAG ACCCAACAAGGTGTCCGTGCTGGACACCTACCAGTACGACGACGGCTGCGAGTCCTGCGGGAACGACAGCTTCAGCCGGGAGCCCGCTGTGGTCAAGTTCTCATCCCCCTCCACCA AGGTCAAGGAATTTGCCATTGTTGCCCTGCACTCGGCCCCATCGGACGCAGTGGCTGAGATTAATTCTCTCTACGATGTCTACCTGGATGTCCAGAAGAAGTGGCACTTGAAC GATGTCATGTTGATGGGCGATTTCAATGCTGACTGCAGCTACGTGACCTCCTCGCAGTGGTCATCCATCCGCCTGCGTACGAGCTCCACCTTCCAGTGGCTGATTCCTGACAGTGCCGACACCACGGCTACGTCCACGAACTGCGCCTATGACAG GATCGTGGTCGCAGGGTCTCTGCTCCAGAGTTCTGTGGTTCCTGGCTCGGCCGCTCCCTTTGACTTCCAAGCTGCATACAGACTGAGCAATGAGATG GCCCTGGCCATCAGTGACCATTACCCGGTGGAGGTGACGCTGACATAA